Within Fusobacterium periodonticum ATCC 33693, the genomic segment GAAGCAACTGCTGTAGGACAAGCACTCATTGAAAGTAAGGCAACTAATTCTATTCCTTGAAAACCTATTAATTTTCCAAGTCCTATAGTTATCAATGGATTTACTATAAGTCTTAAGAAATTTACTGAAATTAAATACTTCATATTCTTTAGCATATTACCAAATTGTAGTTCAGCTCCTAAGACTATAAAGGCAAGAGGAGTTGAGATTTTAGAAATATCTGATAATGTTTTATATATTGGTTTTGGAATATTTATTCTTAAAAGAATAAATACTATTCCTAATAAAGTTGCAATGATTAAAGGATTTTTAAATACTTGTTTTACTAGCTTTAATTTACTTATTTCTCTGCCTGAATAATACTCTAATATTATAACTGCTAAAATATTGAAAGTTGGAATAACAACTATAGTTAAAAGTGAAACAGTTGCTAAGCCTTCTTTACCATAAATACTATCAACTATAGCTAAACCAAATAAAACGAAATTCCCTCTATACACTCCTTGAATCAAAACAGATAATTTTTTCTTTTCTTTTACCTTTGGCATATAGATTAACCAAGCTAAAAAGACTATAACAAAAATAATTATAAAAGCATAGCCTAGCAATTTTAAATTATCAATAGAAAGCTTAGATAAATCTCCAATATTATAGACATTTAAAAATAATAAAGTACTCATAAATACTCTAAATACTAATTTATTCATAGTATTTAGACTATTTTCATCTACCATTTTTACCTTTTTTAATAAAAAGCCTAATGTCATAGTTAAAAATATTGGTAAGACTACATTAAGTGCTAATAAAAAATTTTCCATAACTTCATCTCCATTTTATGATTATCCCTTTATAATATCATATATTCAAAAGTATTGTAAAGTTATATATTATTTTTTAATATATTTTTCTCCATAAGCTATCCAACCTTCTGTTGCTATAAGTAAGCACCATCTTCTATTTTCATCAAAAAAATAATGATGTTCTGGTACATTTTCAAAAAGAAATTCTAAAACCTTAAAAAAATCTTTTCCTGAAAATATTAATTCACTATTTGTTATTCCATCTCCAATATAGTGAATTTCATTACTTGCTAATATGTTTTCTTTTATATCTTTAAATTCAAAAAATTTTATCATATCTAAGAAATTATTTTTCTTAAAATCATAACTTATATAATTATTTTCTTTTGATAAATCTATTTTTGTACCTAAAAAGCTAAAATTATTATTTAAATACTCTACTCCATAATCACTATCTGGAAAATAATAGATATTTTCTGTTTTACTCACAAATTCTTTTATTTCATCTTCAATTTCTTCACTAAATATCATTTAAATATTACTCCTGCCTCTTTATACCAAAGTAACAGATCCATTTCATCCATAGGAATCTTAACAAATTCACAATATTTTCTCATTTTTTCTTCTATTTCTAAATATAGTTTAGGACTTAAAGTTTTTGGAAGCTCATCTATAACCTCTAATTTAACTAAATTTTTTAAAATATGTCTATCAAGTATAGCAACATCTGCTCCAAAACCTACATTTCTCAAAAAGTGCCCTGCCTCTTTATATGACATACCTTTGATATTTTTTACTATCCAATCTCTTTTTTCATATACAGTTGGAAGTGAATTAAAAAAATCTTTAGTTATTATCTTTCCTTTTTTTGTCATTTGTTCCCTTAATTCCACAAGATACTTAGCCTTATTGTTTTTAAATCTCACTATATTTAAAAATTCTACAAGATCTTCTGCAGTCCCTTTAAAAATTAAATCATCTCTCTTAAGATTTGTTATAGCTTGCCAAGCATTCAATGCCTTAGATTGAGGTGTTAGTATACAAAAAGATAGTTCTAAATGTATATCTTTGTTAGAACCTTTCTCCCAAGTATTCTTAAATTCTTCTAATCTTTTTTTTATATCAACTTTTATTTCTTTATAGATTTTTTCAATTTCTTTAAAATATTCGTTTTTTTTCATGTCATTCCTTCCTTTTCTAAAATATTCTTTAAATCTAATTTAACATATTTATATTCGATAATCAAGAAAATATTTTTCTTTTGTATCTTGATAAGTCTATTAAAAAATAATAATATTTATTGACTTATTTTAGATATCACGATATAATTTTTGGAATAAAATACTTTTATAAGTAGCACTTGAAAAGAGGTAGCAAATGAAAAATTGGCAAGAAAAATATAAAACAAAAATATGTAGTCCTGATGAGGCTATCCAAAAAATAAAATCTGCTAAAAGAATTAGTTTTGGGCACATATGTTCAGAGTCAACTGTTTTGACAGAAGCTTTAGTTAGAAACAAACAATTATTTAAAAAACTAGAGATTGATCATTTACTATCAATTGGTAAATGTGAATATGCTAAGGAAGAAAATTCTGAATATTTTCATCATAATGCATTGTTTATAGGTCCTAAAACAAGAGAAGCTGCTAATAGCTTTTATGGAGACTACACTCCTATTTTTTTCTATCAAACAGCTAAGATATTTGGAAAAGATGGAGATCTAGCTCCTGATGCTATGTTACTTCAAGTTTCACCACCAGATGAAAATGGTTATTGTAGTTACGGACTTTCTTGTGACTACACTAAGTCTGCTACTGAAAGTGCAAAAATTGTTATTGCACAAATAAATAAATTTGTACCTAGAACTTTAGGGAACTGTTTTGTTCACCTAGATGACATTGACTATATAATTCTAGAAGATACTCCTATCCCAGAAATTCCAGCTCCAGTGATAGGAGAATTAGAAGAAAAAATAGGTGCGAATTGTGCAAGTTTGATAAATGATGGAGATACTTTACAATTAGGTATTGGAGCTATTCCTTTTGCTGTTTTAAACTTTCTTAAACAAAAAAAAGATTTAGGTATACATTCTGAAATGGTTTCAGATGGAATAGTAGATTTAATTCAAGCAGGTGTTATAACAAATAAAAAGAAAAATTTTAATCCTAATAAAGTTATAGCTACATTTTTACTTGGAACAAAAAAACTATATGACTATGCTGATAATAATCCTGCTATAGAATTACATCCTGTAGACTATGTAAATAACCCTATGATCATAGCTCAAAATGATAACATGATTTCTATTAACTCAGCAATACAAGTTGACTTAATGGGACAGGTTAATGCTGAGTACATAAATACGAAACAATTTAGTGGTCCTGGAGGTCAAGTTGATTTTGTTAGAGGAGCTACTATGTCCAATGGTGGTAAATCTATAATTGCTTTACCTTCAACAACAGCTGATGAGAAAATTTCAAAAATTGTTTTTACTTTTGAAGAAGGAGTTCCTATTACAACTACTAGAAATGATGTTGATTATATAATTACAGAATACGGCATAGCCCATTTAAAAGGAAAAACTTTAAGAGAAAGAGCAAAACTTTTAATAGAGATAGCTCATCCTAAATTTAGAGAAGATTTAAGAAAGAAAGCTATAGAAAAATTTAAAATATTATAAATAATAAAGGCTAGAGCATTGAAGAGCTCTAGCCACTTTTAATTTAAGTTATCAATGGGAGTAAATAACTTAAACTTATATTATTATTTTTGACAATTATCAATGGGAGAAGATAATTATCTAATTGTTTACATTTTTATTATTGGGATTATTGAGCTGGAAGTATTCTTACTTCAACTCTTCTGTTTGCTTGTCTTCCTTCTGGAGTTGCATTAGAAGCTATAGGATTTGAACTTCCAAATCCATTAGCAACTATTCTGTTAGAAGAAACACCTTGTGCTATAAAGTATTGAGCTACAGCATTTGCTCTTCTTTGAGATAAATCTAGATTATGAGCATCTCCACCTGTACTATCAGTGTATCCATTTACTTGTATTCTTGTTTCAGGATATTTTACTAAAGTTTGAGCTACTCCATTTAATGCAGAATAGAAACCAGATGATATATTTGCACTATCACTTGCAAAAGTTACTCCTCCTGGTAGGTTAACAACTAGAGCATTTCCATCATTTCTAACTTCAGCTTGAGTTCCTTTAAGTGCAGCTTTTAACTCTCTTGCTTGATTGTCTTTATAAGCTCCCCAACCCATTCCAAGTAGTGATCCTACAGCTGCTCCTATAAGAGTTCCTTTTGTATCTTTTCCTATTATTTGTCCAGCTAAAGCACCAACAGCTGCTCCTCCTGCTGCTCCTCCAGTAGTGTAGCCTCCGTTACCAGCTTCAAAACCAGTACATCCAACTAGAGATAAAGCTAGCATACAACTTGCTATTATTTTTCTGTTTTTCATTTTTCCTCCTTATCAAAGTTAAACTTTCATCATTATACTAACACAATATTATGAACTCTATATGAATTTAACTTTATATTCCTTAATTGCTTCTTGTAGTAACAAGTGCATTATATCATAAAAAAAATAAATTACAACCTGTGAAAACCTTTTTTTTAAATTTATATGGAAATACCTCATTTATTCTAGAAATTACTTTTTTAGATTTCAAATAATTTATTATTTCAAGATTTTCAATTATACATGTTTTCATTAATACATTCATTCCAATATTTAAACTATATCTATAATTAATATTTTTTTAATTTCTTTGAAGTATTTTTCACTTATTTCTTTAAATTTTCCTATTTTTCTCATCTTTTCCCTCTTCTTTAATAAATTTACTTAAAATATTAACCAAATCTTTTTCAGTTGTTTCTTCTGAAGATAAGTTTACAAAACAAATATTTAATTCAAAATTATCAGTTTTAAATTTTATTTTATCTTCTGAAGAAAAACTATTTTTTCTTATATTTGTAGCTGGATAGATTAAGTAGGCTTTCTCACAAGTATAGCTATTTTTATATCTATCATTATATATCTTTACATATGAAAGCATTTGATAAATATCATCTGTAGATATTTTAAACTTATTATCTAATTTATCTAAAATTTTCCATTTTGTATCTAAAATAAATATTTCTTTAGAGTTCTTATTTTTTATAACAATATCAGGTTTCACATTAAACATATTATTAAGTTTAGTATCATTCAAAGTTGCAGTAGAAAAAGCTGAGCAAGAATCATCTTGTACTTTGACAATAAGTTGATTATAAAACTTTTCTTTTACTATGTTTATTAACTTGTTTGCTATATAATTTTCAAAAATTGTTTCCATTGGAAAGAGCATAGTTGCTACTTCACCATTAGTTGCTGAAAAAATTAAAGATGACTGATTATTCAAAAATATCTTAGACCATTGAATAGAATTTTTATAATAATCATTTGTTCTGTCAAAAGTAATATATTTTAAATTTTCAATAGAATTAGGAAGAATGATAATATTTTCAAAATGATGTGATATTTTATTTAATTTTTCTTTATTTTTGAGATTAACAGATATCTTCTTTAACTTTTGAATAGTTAATTTTATAATACTGTTTTCTAAAGAATTAATCGAGAATTCATCAAATTTCATAAAAAATTTTTCTTTATGTGAAAAGTTATATTTTATATGATTATTTATATCTAATTTTCCTTTAAAAACACTAATGTTTTCATTTCTACCTATATATCTATATAATAAACCTTTTTCTATAATTTCTTCAACTTCCTTGATAAAAAGATTGATAAATATTTCTAAAATTGATGTGT encodes:
- a CDS encoding AEC family transporter, with the translated sequence MENFLLALNVVLPIFLTMTLGFLLKKVKMVDENSLNTMNKLVFRVFMSTLLFLNVYNIGDLSKLSIDNLKLLGYAFIIIFVIVFLAWLIYMPKVKEKKKLSVLIQGVYRGNFVLFGLAIVDSIYGKEGLATVSLLTIVVIPTFNILAVIILEYYSGREISKLKLVKQVFKNPLIIATLLGIVFILLRINIPKPIYKTLSDISKISTPLAFIVLGAELQFGNMLKNMKYLISVNFLRLIVNPLITIGLGKLIGFQGIELVALLSMSACPTAVASYTMAKEMKADGDLAGEIVATTSMFSILTIFCWVLILKNMTWI
- a CDS encoding N-glycosylase/DNA lyase, yielding MKKNEYFKEIEKIYKEIKVDIKKRLEEFKNTWEKGSNKDIHLELSFCILTPQSKALNAWQAITNLKRDDLIFKGTAEDLVEFLNIVRFKNNKAKYLVELREQMTKKGKIITKDFFNSLPTVYEKRDWIVKNIKGMSYKEAGHFLRNVGFGADVAILDRHILKNLVKLEVIDELPKTLSPKLYLEIEEKMRKYCEFVKIPMDEMDLLLWYKEAGVIFK
- a CDS encoding acetyl-CoA hydrolase/transferase family protein, with the translated sequence MKNWQEKYKTKICSPDEAIQKIKSAKRISFGHICSESTVLTEALVRNKQLFKKLEIDHLLSIGKCEYAKEENSEYFHHNALFIGPKTREAANSFYGDYTPIFFYQTAKIFGKDGDLAPDAMLLQVSPPDENGYCSYGLSCDYTKSATESAKIVIAQINKFVPRTLGNCFVHLDDIDYIILEDTPIPEIPAPVIGELEEKIGANCASLINDGDTLQLGIGAIPFAVLNFLKQKKDLGIHSEMVSDGIVDLIQAGVITNKKKNFNPNKVIATFLLGTKKLYDYADNNPAIELHPVDYVNNPMIIAQNDNMISINSAIQVDLMGQVNAEYINTKQFSGPGGQVDFVRGATMSNGGKSIIALPSTTADEKISKIVFTFEEGVPITTTRNDVDYIITEYGIAHLKGKTLRERAKLLIEIAHPKFREDLRKKAIEKFKIL
- a CDS encoding OmpA family protein produces the protein MKNRKIIASCMLALSLVGCTGFEAGNGGYTTGGAAGGAAVGALAGQIIGKDTKGTLIGAAVGSLLGMGWGAYKDNQARELKAALKGTQAEVRNDGNALVVNLPGGVTFASDSANISSGFYSALNGVAQTLVKYPETRIQVNGYTDSTGGDAHNLDLSQRRANAVAQYFIAQGVSSNRIVANGFGSSNPIASNATPEGRQANRRVEVRILPAQ
- a CDS encoding McrC family protein, translating into MEERIFTFREFQKIKNKKIYSKLKKYIDDNDLEDRYEFFKITKDSIVPQNFVGTIPLNDIQIEILPKIPLVENDIVAEKNRFLEILQNISYFKEKFFNDSKIAIADTSILEIFINLFIKEVEEIIEKGLLYRYIGRNENISVFKGKLDINNHIKYNFSHKEKFFMKFDEFSINSLENSIIKLTIQKLKKISVNLKNKEKLNKISHHFENIIILPNSIENLKYITFDRTNDYYKNSIQWSKIFLNNQSSLIFSATNGEVATMLFPMETIFENYIANKLINIVKEKFYNQLIVKVQDDSCSAFSTATLNDTKLNNMFNVKPDIVIKNKNSKEIFILDTKWKILDKLDNKFKISTDDIYQMLSYVKIYNDRYKNSYTCEKAYLIYPATNIRKNSFSSEDKIKFKTDNFELNICFVNLSSEETTEKDLVNILSKFIKEEGKDEKNRKI